DNA from Campylobacter concisus:
TTTATTTTTATTTAAAAAGCTATCGATCTTGGCGTATTCTTCTGGCATAGCATATTTAAAACTTAGATCTTCAAGTATATTTTTAATCGATGAAATTCCAAGCCTATGAGCGATCGGAGCATAGACCATAAGCGTCTCTTCTGCAATACGTTTTTGTTTTTCTACTTTTAATGCATCAAGGGTTAGCATATTATGAAGCCTGTCACAAAGCTTAACCACAAGAACTCTAACATCCTCAATGGAGATTAAAAGCATTTTCCGAAATGTCAGTGCTGAGCTTGCTAGTTTTTCGTTACTACTTGAGCTTGCAAGCTTGTTTTCTCTTATAGCAACTATCTTTGTAAGCCCCTCAACCAGCTTTGCCACTTCATCGCCGAATTCAGCCTGAACTTCGCTAAGTGTAACTTCAGTATCTTCAACCACATCGTGAAGTAGTGCAGCTATAACCATACTCTCATCTCCGCCCATATTTGCCACTATTGATGCTACTAAGATAGGATGGATTGCGTATGGCTCGCCACTTTTGCGATATTGACCAGCATGAGATGTGACACAGCTATCTATAGCTTTGTCTAATTTCTCGCTTCGTTCGCAAAGAGAAAAGAGCAGCGTTATAGCTTCTGAAACATTTTTACAAGGTAAAATTTGTTCTATTAACTGCTCTAAAAAAAGACTATTTTCCTTCAACTATTGCCTCTAAGCCTATTTTGCCCTCAGCTACTTCAAGTAGCGCAATGTCAGCAAATTTCATCTTTGAAGTATCGGCTTCTACAAGCACTACTGCTCCATTTGCTAGTGCTTCTGCACGCTTTGCTACGATAAGTGAAAGTTTATATCTATCATCACCAACTTGCTTTAATGCTCTTGCTGTTATTTGTTCTGTTCTCATATTTATCCTTTTTAAAAATTATTTTACTACTGAATATAGGGCTGCTTCTTCTTCATTTATTATTTTTAATAAATTTCCAGCCTTAAACATATTACAAACCAAAATAGGTAGTGAGTTATCCTTTGCTAAAGCTATAGCAGTATCGTCCATAACCTTGATATCATCGCTCATTGCCTTTTCGTAGTTTAGTGATTTTAAAAGTTTTGCATCTTTGAATTTTTTAGGGTCTTTATCATAAACGCCATCAACCTTTGTAGCTTTTATGATCATATCTGAGCCAATTTCAATAGCTCTTAGAGTTGCAGCTGTATCGGTTGTAAAGAAAGGATTGCCGGTACCTGCAGCAAATATAACAACTCTGCCTTTTTCCAAATGGCGCTGCGCACGTCCAACGATGAAAGTCTCACAGATCGCTTCCATTTTGATCGCACTTTGCACCCTTACCTCTAGCCCGCTTCGCTCTAAAGCTTCACGCATTGCGATCGAATTTATAACAGTTGCTAGCATGCCCATGTGATCGCCGCTCGTTCGTTTGATGATACCATCTTTTGCAGCACTCACACCACGTATAATATTGCCACCACCTATTACGATGCCAACCTCGATACCATTTTCGACAAGCTCTTTTATCTCATTTGCTATAAATTTAAGCACCGCCGTATCTATGCCAAAACCATTTTCTCCCGCTAAAGCTTCGCCTGAAAATTTAACCAATACGCGTTTTCTTTTACTCATTGTCTTGCTCCTTAAAATTCACGCATTCTAGCCAAAAAGGCTTTAAATTTAGTTAATAGTACTTGCAAAGCGGCTATTTTGAGATCATCTCAAGTGGATCGATGTGGTAGTTTCTTTGCGTCACTTCAAAAGTTAGATCATTTCTTACTCTGCCTATAACGTAGCCTTTTTGCACGACTGAGCCGACTTTTACGGTTGGTGCGATCTGACTTAGGTGAGCGTAGATCGTGTGGATGCCATTTTCGTTTTCTATAATGACAACATTTTCGAGCATCGGAGTTGCTTTTGCAAAGACCACTTTACCATTTAGCACGCTTTTGACCTTGGCATCTGGCGTGGTTGAGCGAAGCGTGACTGACTCATTAAAAATTTTGATGTTATATATTGGGTCTACGTAATTTCCAAATTTTTGCTTTATGGTGTAGCTATCAAGAGGAGCGATTGTCTTTGCACCTGAATATTTTTTGACCGAGCTTGTTTGATAGCCTCCACCCATTGGCTGGCTTTTTTTGCCTTTTTTACCACCTTTGCTTGCAGCTGCTTTTTCTTGTTTTTCTCTAGCAGCACGTGCGGCTTCATCTTCTTGTTTTTGCATGATAGCAAGCTGCTCTAGCGTCTTTCTTAGCTCATCTTGCTGAGCTTGAAGCTTGGCTAGCTTTTTGCTATAAATTTCTTTATCACGCTTTAGTCCGTTTATAGTATTTTTCTGCGTACTCTCTAAATTTTGCAAGTCACTTTGCTTGCGTCTATAGTTTTTTATGCTAGAGTTTATCTCATTTATTTTATTTGATTTACTTTTTATCTTTTCGATCGTATCTTCATAGTTCTGGCTAAGCCTTTTAAAATCCTCTTTTGTGATGGCATTTAGCTTGGTTAAAATTTGAGATGAGATGATGCTCTCCTCGCTTTGCTTGCCCTCAGTTGCAGACATCAAAAGATCAAATGACAAATCTTCTGCGATGATCCTTATCATATTTTGCTCAAGCTCTTTTTGCGTGCGCTCTAGCTCTTTGTTTTGCTTAGTTAGATCATCAAGCTCAATAATTGCCTTTGAAGCATTTGTCTCAAGGACTGAAATTTGACCCTTTAAATTTGTGATATCACCACTTATACCTCGAAGTTTTTTCTCGCCACTTACGATATCGCCAGCCAAATCATCTAGCTTTTTACTAAGCTGCTCACTCATCGCCTGACTCGATCTTAGCGAGTTTTTGGAGTCTTTGATCTTCTCTTTAGTATTTGACGCAAAAGCTAAGCTAAAAGCTAGCAAAAATATAAAAATTCCTTTTCTCATATCGTGCTTTTTCTAGCCTTACTCATCACCAAACTAACAGCAAAAATGCTTAAAAACATAGCCACGCCAAATAAAATAAAAATATCCCTTGAAGGATCAAGGCTAGGCAAAACTACATCGATACTTGCAGCATTTTCTCTAAAAATTTCAATGCCCGGCAAGAAAAAGAAAAATGCACCGACTGCAACGGTAGCGACTAGGCTATCAACCATAGCTGATTTGTAAAGCATGGCTGATTTTAGCCAAAAAGGTGCTCCAAAAAGCGTCATGATCTCTATGCGCTCTCTATGCTCAAATAGCCAAATTTTAGCCTGCTTTAGCATAAGCATAAGCCCTATTACGCAAAGTATCGCCATAAAAGCATACGATATACTTTTGGCTAAATTTAGCATTTTAAAGACCTTATCGTGAGTCTTTGAAAATGTCTCAACCTTTGTGATTCCATCAAATTTTAAAAGTTTTTGCTTTAGCTCATCCATGTACTGCGGTGTCGGAAATTCACTAAGTTTTAGCGAGTAAAATTTTGGCAGTGCATTTTGCAGTATGGATAAATTTTTAGCAGAGATGTCGTTTGAGAGGCGGTCGATGATTTTTTGCGGACTCAGCGGTTCAATGCTAGCCAAGTTGCTAACAACTGGCTTTAGCATAGCATCGCTTAGCTCTTTACTTGAAACTATGACGATGTTGTAGTCATTTCCCATGAGTCTTTCATAATCTCTCACAACCTTATCAGCAGTTAGGCTAAACTGCACGGAAAACAAAAGCGCGA
Protein-coding regions in this window:
- a CDS encoding DNA-directed RNA polymerase subunit omega, encoding MRTEQITARALKQVGDDRYKLSLIVAKRAEALANGAVVLVEADTSKMKFADIALLEVAEGKIGLEAIVEGK
- the pyrH gene encoding UMP kinase; translation: MSKRKRVLVKFSGEALAGENGFGIDTAVLKFIANEIKELVENGIEVGIVIGGGNIIRGVSAAKDGIIKRTSGDHMGMLATVINSIAMREALERSGLEVRVQSAIKMEAICETFIVGRAQRHLEKGRVVIFAAGTGNPFFTTDTAATLRAIEIGSDMIIKATKVDGVYDKDPKKFKDAKLLKSLNYEKAMSDDIKVMDDTAIALAKDNSLPILVCNMFKAGNLLKIINEEEAALYSVVK
- a CDS encoding murein hydrolase activator EnvC family protein, which produces MRKGIFIFLLAFSLAFASNTKEKIKDSKNSLRSSQAMSEQLSKKLDDLAGDIVSGEKKLRGISGDITNLKGQISVLETNASKAIIELDDLTKQNKELERTQKELEQNMIRIIAEDLSFDLLMSATEGKQSEESIISSQILTKLNAITKEDFKRLSQNYEDTIEKIKSKSNKINEINSSIKNYRRKQSDLQNLESTQKNTINGLKRDKEIYSKKLAKLQAQQDELRKTLEQLAIMQKQEDEAARAAREKQEKAAASKGGKKGKKSQPMGGGYQTSSVKKYSGAKTIAPLDSYTIKQKFGNYVDPIYNIKIFNESVTLRSTTPDAKVKSVLNGKVVFAKATPMLENVVIIENENGIHTIYAHLSQIAPTVKVGSVVQKGYVIGRVRNDLTFEVTQRNYHIDPLEMISK
- a CDS encoding cell division protein FtsX; translation: MRSLKNHLGFILPLIALLFSVQFSLTADKVVRDYERLMGNDYNIVIVSSKELSDAMLKPVVSNLASIEPLSPQKIIDRLSNDISAKNLSILQNALPKFYSLKLSEFPTPQYMDELKQKLLKFDGITKVETFSKTHDKVFKMLNLAKSISYAFMAILCVIGLMLMLKQAKIWLFEHRERIEIMTLFGAPFWLKSAMLYKSAMVDSLVATVAVGAFFFFLPGIEIFRENAASIDVVLPSLDPSRDIFILFGVAMFLSIFAVSLVMSKARKSTI